The Montipora foliosa isolate CH-2021 chromosome 1, ASM3666993v2, whole genome shotgun sequence DNA segment CAACACAAGCCGCGGAAACAATCTCAGAGGAATTTGTCCAGATTCAAACTTGAGGAAGAGAGAAGGAAGTTCTCCAGAGGCAATCAACTCGGTGACGGCCTTTGGTGGATGCGACTTTAACATGGATGGCACTAAGTATTGCTTATTACCGAAAGCATCTGATGAAGGCAGAGGGCACAGCAAGCTGAAGTTTTCCATGATTGCAATGACGGTTTTAAAGTTATCACGTTCTATAAATTGGCCCCAGACATGCTGCAGCAGCTTTTCTTCCATGATTCCTTCTCTCTCGAGCTTGGACCACAACTCTTTGAATTCTTTCTCTTGATGATCATAGCGCTTAACAGTTATCACCTTCTTGAACACACCAATCAACCATTGCGGATCCAAGATAACCAATTTGTTTAACTCAGCAGTGTCATCAAAATGTATCAAAATTCTTTGATCGTGCAAAAAAGCAAGCAATGTTACAAACTCTTGTTCGTCATGAATATGGCAGACTTCAGATGCGATCCGTTTTGCATGTTCAAAATAAATCCATCTATGACCTTCATCCAAGGTTTTTTGAAGCGCTTTCTCGTATCCCAACCATTTGACTGGAATAACTTCTCTCATCTGTGGCAGTTCCTTGGCAACCGCTACAATTTCGTCTCGTAAGCGCACTACTCCTGGACACTCCGATTCAAGGCCTGCCTTAGTGTTATCCACTAGAATAGGATCATCACACAAGTGGGTCATGTATGGTTTGTCAACCAATTTTTCCAACACTTCACCGGCCACGTCATTAGGATCTTTCCCACCATAAGGTTCATCCGCATGCGTGCAAACTAGGAAAACCGGCGGAAGGGCTTTGGGAAGAACTGTGGATGTCGAAGCTGAATGCACAGCATGATCTTCACCTGGACTGGATAGTAATGCAACTGAAGTCATCCAGTAGTCTAGGTAATCGTGGTTAGTTCTTGTGCTGTACTTGTCTTCAGTTTTCTTGAACATTCCTTGCTTTTTCACGGGCTCGGCTCTTTCAGAAGGATCTCGACTTAGGTCATAAACCAGAAGGTAAATTGCTTTTGGTGTCAGAAAAAGTGAATGTGTCTCATAGTAAACGGACTGTCCAGCAAAATCCCAAAGAACCGAATAAATGTCATCTCCTCCTTCGATCTTGTCAGCTTCTTCTCGCAATTTCTTAATCAAGGTTTCTATGTCCTCAGGTATATCAGATGAGGGAAGAGAATTAATGCTTTCAAGTGAATGGAATTCAAGAGACTTGTCATCGATCTCAAAAGAGGGATCTTTTGCAGTTTCAGTTTGTGCGCTTAACGTGAAATTCAGGGGAAATTTTTCAGAATCGGCTGATTTGTCGACAGTCCTTTCTTCAGAAATTAATTCTTCTTCCTTTAGATTTTCAACAACCAAGAGAGCTACATTATGCTCATAAGAAGTCGTCACCTCTTTGTTTGCACCTTGATCCGTTTCCCCAATCTTCCAAGTCTCAGTGGTGACTTTAAAGTAGGACGGATCAACATCAATCCCAACCGTGCTGCTCTCGTCAGGATTGAATCGTATTCCCCTCAATGACTTCTTCAGGCTGGTCTTTCCTGAGCGGTCCTGTCCAATTAACATGATTGGGATCCTTTTTACACGAGTCATTCCTTCTTTAAGGGCCTTTTTATATGCTTCCAAAGCCTTGGGACCACGTAAATTAATTTCAGGAGGACTCACTATTAAGACAACCGGTCAAGTATTAGCAAAATAGAAGGCAGCAAAACACACTTTTTCGTCGTGTAAATGTAAAACCGAAGTAACTACCGGGTAAGTGATTTTTAAGTGGAAAAGGGGGCGGCAAATTTCACCAAGGCAATCACTGAGTGAGTTTAATATTAACGTATCTGAAATTTCATTGAGTGCCCAACAGAAATACTTCTAAGATTTACAAACTCAAAGGAAGTGTCAAAATGAGAAAAGCCGTGAGTATCTGCAAAAATCCGGAATTTTCATCATGTAGTAATTAATCATAGCAAGGTCAGAACACACGAGCAAACTTCAAAATACGCAAGTAACTACCCTAACTGTTTCCGGTTTTGTTTCTTATGACTCAGTGTTCGACAATTCTAGTCGAACTTTAAGGTCCGGTTAGTCTTAAAGCAAAGTGGAAATTCTCTCCAAAACTTTATTGGCAAACGTGCCCTCTATAGTCATTTTGTCATAAAAGACTCTGCCTTCCATCCAGCCTTGAACGAGGAAATA contains these protein-coding regions:
- the LOC137993882 gene encoding uncharacterized protein isoform X3, producing MRTQWTRNEGVIKEELREIEVSPPEINLRGPKALEAYKKALKEGMTRVKRIPIMLIGQDRSGKTSLKKSLRGIRFNPDESSTVGIDVDPSYFKVTTETWKIGETDQGANKEVTTSYEHNVALLVVENLKEEELISEERTVDKSADSEKFPLNFTLSAQTETAKDPSFEIDDKSLEFHSLESINSLPSSDIPEDIETLIKKLREEADKIEGGDDIYSVLWDFAGQSVYYETHSLFLTPKAIYLLVYDLSRDPSERAEPVKKQGMFKKTEDKYSTRTNHDYLDYWMTSVALLSSPGEDHAVHSASTSTVLPKALPPVFLVCTHADEPYGGKDPNDVAGEVLEKLVDKPYMTHLCDDPILVDNTKAGLESECPGVVRLRDEIVAVAKELPQMREVIPVKWLGYEKALQKTLDEGHRWIYFEHAKRIASEVCHIHDEQEFVTLLAFLHDQRILIHFDDTAELNKLVILDPQWLIGVFKKVITVKRYDHQEKEFKELWSKLEREGIMEEKLLQHVWGQFIERDNFKTVIAIMENFSLLCPLPSSDAFGNKQYLVPSMLKSHPPKAVTELIASGELPSLFLKFESGQIPLRLFPRLVLQFFQWGQNEFWSSLHPQLYKNFARFYTAADENCSVVLLCHTSFIEVIVHRGNVAPGLKGDFQSNLSISSDAQHDSFEVFCAGAVYRQLVLVLECMRKEFCWLKRMRYQAGVVCPVCCHGRMVTYCRTHVKEGCEQEECLHFLSESELQSANHFITCNRSATARTNKVWVKDFAAWFSCPRKETAADVFDGSVLSSCTGSEDNSPPLLPCNVVESLCSRSCDPKEIVLQLKKGLHLDQTRLEQPNPETQRMIRCLAKIAKNSNNIEVFKHLREITPAGTTGPLLQGNLDIRNIPVRQMRELTIDLSGGEEWKDVAERLGLSPKEIRFLDKRTLNPCDAALAAVSQLHYISADKLYDTLTGCGLPLLADTL
- the LOC137993882 gene encoding probable serine/threonine-protein kinase roco8 isoform X2, which translates into the protein MASGPAPFASSKETINYARLCRLLEDVGTQALRDTFDRIHAPATLHRILSNTSAAYPTLQRLKKKRILNPSQWRKLYPTVPLFVSSTSFNITLLMVLLRNICGFSPPASTGRWDVLPHHGDNSTEANIARINCYRDNIYAHSSQASVDDTTFNVLWQEISNALLALGSGTMYASAISQLKTECMDPDFEEHYRELLKEWKKDDDNTKEMLGKVEEMRTQLTRDQGAIKEKLRELEEMRTQWTRNEGVIKEELREIEVSPPEINLRGPKALEAYKKALKEGMTRVKRIPIMLIGQDRSGKTSLKKSLRGIRFNPDESSTVGIDVDPSYFKVTTETWKIGETDQGANKEVTTSYEHNVALLVVENLKEEELISEERTVDKSADSEKFPLNFTLSAQTETAKDPSFEIDDKSLEFHSLESINSLPSSDIPEDIETLIKKLREEADKIEGGDDIYSVLWDFAGQSVYYETHSLFLTPKAIYLLVYDLSRDPSERAEPVKKQGMFKKTEDKYSTRTNHDYLDYWMTSVALLSSPGEDHAVHSASTSTVLPKALPPVFLVCTHADEPYGGKDPNDVAGEVLEKLVDKPYMTHLCDDPILVDNTKAGLESECPGVVRLRDEIVAVAKELPQMREVIPVKWLGYEKALQKTLDEGHRWIYFEHAKRIASEVCHIHDEQEFVTLLAFLHDQRILIHFDDTAELNKLVILDPQWLIGVFKKVITVKRYDHQEKEFKELWSKLEREGIMEEKLLQHVWGQFIERDNFKTVIAIMENFSLLCPLPSSDAFGNKQYLVPSMLKSHPPKAVTELIASGELPSLFLKFESGQIPLRLFPRLVLQFFQWGQNEFWSSLHPQLYKNFARFYTAADENCSVVLLCHTSFIEVIVHRGNVAPGLKGDFQSNLSISSDAQHDSFEVFCAGAVYRQLVLVLECMRKEFCWLKRMRYQAGVVCPVCCHGRMVTYCRTHVKEGCEQEECLHFLSESELQSANHFITCNRSATARTNKVWVKDFAAWFSCPRKELSSCSFLITDSS